In Porphyrobacter sp. LM 6, one DNA window encodes the following:
- a CDS encoding MlaD family protein — protein METRANHLWVGAVTLVLLAALAAFIVWIARLGQGAQDEYDIFYNQSVDGLANGSQVSFAGVPVGQVTEIALAKGNPEFVRVRIKVKEDVPILVGTQATIQATFTGVSTILLDGARKGAPEITCETTACPEGRPVIPPGRGGFGEIVANAPLLLERLATLTEQLNTILGPENQAEISGILRNTNRLTGGLADATPELTANLKEFRTTMAEFNQTMDALEQVANSSDALIKNEGQPLARELTSTLASANKALASLSAMLEDTRPAARQLRTSTLPNAEATLQDLRATSRALRAITEKLESEGAGALVGGKTLPDYKPE, from the coding sequence ATGGAGACCAGAGCCAATCATCTGTGGGTCGGTGCGGTGACGCTGGTGCTGCTGGCGGCGCTTGCTGCCTTCATCGTCTGGATCGCGCGGCTGGGACAGGGCGCGCAGGACGAATACGACATCTTCTACAACCAGTCGGTCGATGGCCTTGCCAACGGCAGCCAGGTCAGTTTCGCCGGCGTGCCGGTGGGGCAGGTGACCGAAATCGCGCTGGCCAAAGGCAATCCCGAATTCGTGCGGGTGCGGATCAAGGTGAAGGAAGATGTGCCTATCCTCGTCGGCACACAGGCGACCATCCAGGCGACCTTTACCGGGGTGTCGACCATCCTGCTTGATGGCGCGCGCAAGGGCGCACCGGAAATCACCTGCGAGACCACCGCCTGCCCCGAGGGCCGTCCGGTGATCCCGCCCGGGCGCGGGGGCTTTGGCGAGATCGTCGCCAACGCGCCGCTGCTGCTCGAACGGCTGGCGACGCTGACCGAACAGCTCAACACCATCCTCGGGCCGGAAAACCAGGCTGAGATTTCGGGAATCCTCCGGAACACCAATCGCCTCACCGGCGGGCTGGCCGATGCGACCCCGGAACTGACCGCGAACCTCAAGGAATTCCGCACCACGATGGCGGAATTCAACCAGACGATGGACGCATTGGAGCAGGTGGCGAACAGCAGCGATGCGCTGATCAAGAACGAAGGCCAGCCGCTCGCGCGCGAACTCACCAGCACGCTCGCTTCGGCCAACAAGGCGCTCGCCTCGCTGTCGGCGATGCTGGAAGACACGCGCCCCGCCGCGCGCCAGCTGCGCACCAGCACGCTACCCAATGCCGAGGCAACCTTGCAGGATCTGCGCGCCACCAGCCGGGCCTTGCGCGCGATCACCGAAAAGCTCGAAAGCGAAGGGGCAGGCGCGCTGGTGGGCGGCAAGACGCTGCCCGATTACAAGCCGGAATAA
- a CDS encoding 7-carboxy-7-deazaguanine synthase QueE: MNLTLATDDTGGPEIFASLQGEGPSAGMPVAFVRLSRCNLACTWCDTAYTWRFEGDNRPHRDGIAFERKASQVTLSPEETAARIAALGQKRLVITGGEPLLQAGALAEMLSALPDIAVEIETNGTVAPPARLDIRVDQYNVSPKLAHSGNPADLALIPERLDAWAADSRAFLKFVIASSDDVEEVLELQRRYRFRPERVFLMAEGTDSATQRERQAWLSQACLKHGFRMSDRLHIHLYGDTRGT, encoded by the coding sequence ATGAACCTCACCCTCGCCACCGACGATACCGGCGGGCCGGAGATTTTCGCCTCGTTGCAAGGCGAAGGGCCGAGCGCCGGGATGCCGGTCGCCTTCGTGCGCCTGTCGCGCTGCAACCTTGCCTGCACGTGGTGCGACACGGCTTACACGTGGCGCTTTGAAGGCGATAACAGGCCGCACCGCGACGGCATCGCGTTCGAGCGCAAGGCCAGTCAGGTGACGCTCTCGCCGGAAGAAACCGCTGCGCGGATCGCGGCACTCGGGCAGAAGCGCCTCGTCATCACCGGGGGTGAGCCGCTGCTTCAGGCGGGCGCGCTGGCCGAAATGCTCAGCGCTCTGCCCGACATCGCGGTCGAGATCGAGACCAACGGCACGGTTGCTCCGCCTGCGCGGCTCGATATTCGCGTGGACCAGTACAATGTCAGCCCCAAGCTCGCGCATAGCGGGAACCCTGCCGATCTGGCGCTGATCCCCGAGCGGCTCGACGCATGGGCAGCAGACAGCCGCGCGTTCCTGAAATTCGTGATCGCCAGCTCCGACGACGTTGAGGAGGTGCTGGAACTCCAGCGCCGCTACCGCTTCCGGCCCGAACGGGTGTTCCTGATGGCCGAAGGCACCGACAGCGCCACCCAGCGCGAACGGCAGGCGTGGCTATCCCAGGCGTGCCTCAAGCACGGCTTCCGGATGAGCGACCGGCTGCATATCCACCTCTACGGGGATACGCGGGGGACGTAG
- a CDS encoding ABC-type transport auxiliary lipoprotein family protein: MTITHRPILFALPLLLALSGCISLGGPPPESLLTLSATSRASAGSGASAGSAQPVIAVQSLATPAKLDVLRVPVAVSDTELAYLQDAFWVEKPASLFRRLVGETIRARGTAMVIDADDSVTIATATLHGTLIDMGYDAQSSAAVVRFDAVRVDGKGKISTRRFEARETGVPAEARAVGAALNVAANKVAAEVADWVAGG, translated from the coding sequence ATGACTATCACACACCGGCCGATCCTGTTCGCCCTGCCGCTGTTGCTGGCGCTTTCGGGCTGCATCAGCCTTGGCGGTCCGCCGCCCGAAAGCCTGCTGACGCTGAGCGCCACGTCGCGTGCGTCGGCAGGCAGCGGCGCTTCGGCGGGCAGCGCCCAGCCGGTAATCGCGGTGCAATCGCTCGCCACGCCGGCCAAGCTCGATGTGCTGCGCGTGCCGGTGGCGGTGAGCGATACCGAGTTGGCCTATCTGCAAGACGCCTTCTGGGTCGAAAAGCCCGCCAGCCTGTTCCGCCGCCTTGTGGGCGAGACGATCCGCGCGCGCGGGACTGCGATGGTGATCGACGCCGATGACAGCGTAACGATCGCTACCGCCACGCTCCACGGCACGCTGATCGACATGGGTTACGACGCGCAATCCTCCGCTGCGGTGGTGCGGTTCGATGCGGTGCGGGTCGATGGCAAAGGCAAGATAAGCACCCGCCGCTTCGAAGCGCGCGAGACCGGGGTTCCGGCCGAAGCGCGCGCAGTGGGCGCGGCGCTGAATGTCGCGGCGAACAAGGTCGCAGCCGAAGTCGCGGACTGGGTGGCTGGCGGGTAA
- a CDS encoding DUF2262 domain-containing protein produces MLRRLIAGLELLSPSALMAQADKDAIVITGVVDGIGGGGGMQSRGETAWTSSVHLIAWREGEGPIRTETLRVDIPDQREGDLAKWGSVFPARKLVRLAIRDAVREENGRAVATLRAPLPAIEDAALIAAADPLLNPPPIIDPQFGTFTSDPQFPQWFRQTRDWQGREVSVTLALDYAGPPGPDAPQQALSTMRAVWEKREEWDARMREAIAEEYYEVWLDNWRDENAPLIDRETFKARFVLDDLSFAPDGSFNIMFGDGDLFWGHGMSVSYAPQADALYAEMFG; encoded by the coding sequence ATGCTGCGCCGCCTCATCGCCGGGCTGGAACTGCTTTCGCCCTCGGCGCTGATGGCGCAGGCCGACAAGGATGCGATCGTCATCACCGGCGTCGTCGATGGCATCGGCGGAGGCGGCGGCATGCAGTCGCGCGGGGAGACGGCGTGGACCAGCTCGGTTCACCTCATCGCGTGGCGCGAAGGCGAAGGCCCGATCCGCACCGAGACGCTGAGGGTCGACATCCCCGACCAGCGCGAAGGCGACCTCGCCAAGTGGGGCTCGGTCTTCCCGGCCCGCAAATTGGTGCGGCTCGCGATCCGCGACGCTGTGCGCGAGGAGAATGGCCGCGCGGTAGCGACCTTGCGCGCGCCGCTGCCCGCCATCGAGGACGCCGCCCTGATCGCTGCCGCCGATCCGCTGCTGAACCCGCCGCCGATCATCGATCCGCAATTCGGCACCTTCACCTCCGATCCGCAGTTTCCCCAGTGGTTCAGGCAGACACGCGACTGGCAGGGGCGCGAGGTCAGCGTGACGCTCGCGCTCGATTACGCCGGCCCGCCCGGCCCAGACGCGCCGCAGCAGGCGCTCAGCACCATGCGCGCGGTGTGGGAGAAGCGCGAGGAGTGGGACGCGCGGATGCGCGAAGCTATCGCGGAAGAGTATTACGAGGTCTGGCTCGATAACTGGCGCGACGAGAATGCGCCGCTGATCGACCGCGAGACATTCAAAGCGCGGTTCGTTCTCGACGACCTGTCATTCGCGCCCGACGGGTCGTTCAACATCATGTTCGGCGACGGCGACCTCTTCTGGGGTCACGGCATGTCGGTGAGCTACGCCCCGCAGGCCGACGCGCTCTATGCCGAGATGTTCGGATGA
- a CDS encoding ATP-binding protein, whose product MTDQPRHDYQPASSAPSDAQAGAATASARGPDNARLPIGVVLEISGSGSQIALDIQRLNECMDDADPSVALAGQVGSQIKIRVGDAWLLASVRDQRKDRRSDSGIIAHIDFLGEGAEEKLTGRIHGFKRGVTRYPVPGAMIYPATTKDLEQIYASDGRASITIGKVFPTKDIRAGLYIDAMLGKHFALLGSTGTGKSTSAALILHRICEAAPNGHIVMIDPHGEYSAAFRQTGQILDVSNLQMPYWLMNFEEHCEVLLSSSGNERQVDSDILAKCLLGARTRNRLAQTMGKITVDSPIPYLLSDLSNILQDEMGKLDKATSSAPYMRIKQKLDELKADPRYQFMFSGMLVGDTMTDFISKVFRMPGGGKPISIIDVSGVPSDITSTVVAVLSRLVFDFAIWGREEKTRPVLLVCEEAHRYVPNEKNADGSSVGKILSRIAKEGRKYGISLGLITQRPSDLAEGVLSQCGTIISMRLNNDRDQAFVKAAMPEGARGFLDSIPALRNRECIICGEGVAIPIRVTFDTLEEYKRPASEDPSFVELWSQDGGEQELVERVVMRWRAQG is encoded by the coding sequence ATGACCGATCAACCGAGGCACGATTACCAGCCGGCGAGCAGCGCTCCTTCGGACGCGCAGGCCGGCGCAGCGACTGCATCGGCCCGTGGCCCCGACAATGCCCGCTTGCCGATCGGCGTGGTGCTGGAGATTTCCGGCTCGGGTTCGCAGATCGCGCTCGATATCCAGCGCCTCAACGAATGCATGGATGATGCCGATCCCTCGGTTGCGCTGGCTGGTCAGGTGGGTAGCCAGATCAAGATCCGCGTCGGCGATGCCTGGCTGCTCGCCAGCGTGCGCGACCAGCGCAAGGATCGCCGCAGCGACAGCGGCATCATCGCCCATATCGACTTCCTTGGCGAAGGCGCCGAAGAAAAGCTGACCGGGCGCATCCACGGGTTCAAGCGCGGGGTCACCCGTTATCCGGTGCCGGGCGCGATGATCTATCCGGCCACCACCAAGGATCTCGAACAGATCTACGCCAGCGATGGCCGCGCCAGCATCACCATCGGCAAGGTGTTCCCGACCAAGGACATCCGCGCCGGCCTCTATATCGACGCGATGCTGGGCAAGCACTTCGCGCTGCTCGGCTCGACCGGTACCGGTAAATCGACCAGCGCCGCGCTGATCCTGCACCGCATCTGCGAGGCCGCGCCCAATGGTCACATCGTGATGATCGACCCGCACGGCGAATATTCCGCCGCCTTCCGCCAGACCGGGCAGATCCTCGACGTCTCGAACCTGCAGATGCCCTACTGGCTGATGAACTTCGAGGAACACTGCGAAGTGCTGCTGTCGAGCAGCGGCAACGAACGCCAGGTCGATTCCGACATTCTTGCCAAGTGCCTCCTCGGCGCGCGCACCCGCAACCGGCTGGCGCAGACGATGGGCAAGATCACGGTGGATTCGCCGATCCCCTATCTGCTGTCCGATCTCAGCAACATCCTGCAGGACGAGATGGGCAAACTCGACAAGGCGACTTCGTCCGCGCCCTATATGCGGATCAAGCAGAAGCTCGACGAGCTGAAGGCCGATCCGCGCTACCAGTTCATGTTCTCCGGCATGCTGGTCGGCGATACGATGACCGATTTCATCAGCAAGGTGTTCCGCATGCCGGGCGGCGGCAAGCCGATCTCGATCATCGACGTGTCGGGCGTGCCTTCGGACATCACCTCGACCGTGGTTGCGGTGCTCAGCCGTCTGGTGTTCGACTTCGCGATCTGGGGCCGCGAGGAAAAGACCCGTCCAGTGCTGCTGGTGTGCGAAGAAGCCCACCGCTACGTGCCGAACGAGAAGAACGCCGATGGCTCCTCGGTCGGCAAGATCCTCAGCCGTATCGCCAAGGAAGGCCGTAAGTACGGGATTTCGCTGGGCCTCATCACCCAGCGTCCGTCCGACCTTGCCGAAGGCGTGCTCTCGCAGTGCGGCACGATCATCTCGATGCGTCTCAACAACGACCGCGACCAGGCCTTCGTGAAGGCCGCCATGCCCGAAGGCGCGCGCGGCTTCCTCGATTCAATCCCCGCGCTGCGCAACCGCGAATGCATCATCTGCGGCGAAGGTGTCGCCATCCCGATCCGCGTGACCTTCGACACGCTTGAGGAATACAAGCGCCCGGCCTCGGAAGACCCGAGCTTCGTCGAGCTGTGGAGCCAGGACGGCGGCGAGCAGGAACTGGTCGAACGCGTCGTGATGCGCTGGCGCGCGCAGGGGTGA
- a CDS encoding valine--tRNA ligase — MTSTTLPTTFDPADIEARWYAHWEANGCFRPERPDAEAFTIVNPPPNVTGSLHIGHALDNTLQDVVIRYERLRGKDALWVVGTDHAGIATQMVVERQMEAQQDKRTNYSREDFVAKVWEWKAESGGTITNQLRRLGCSMDWSREQFTMDPHFTRAVIKTFVDLYNDGLIYRDKRLVNWDPKLKTAISDLEVETQTIAGGFWHFKYPLADGARLADGRDYIEVATTRPETMLADMAVAVHPDDERYKSVVGAQVILPLTGRRIPIVADEHADPELGSGAVKVTPGHDFNDFEVGKRAGFAPAEMLNMLDAEANVCQTADGLVPAEFIGLHRFKRDGVDGARELVVARMKEQGFLIPHITKDKEGNEVENDAEPRQIATPFGDRGGVVIEPWLTDQWYVNAAELAKKPIAAVRSGDIQIVPKTWEKTFFNWMENIQPWCVSRQLWWGHRIPAWFADDGRCFVAETAEAAQALAGEGVKLTQDEDVLDTWFSSALWPFATLGWPDSDAPLLQKHFPNSLLISGFDILFFWDARMMMMGFYNMGQKPWDTLYLHGLVRAADGAKMSKSKGNVVDPLGLIDQYGADALRFFMAAMESQGRDIKMDEKRVEGYRNFATKLWNAARFCQSNGIGASNSIKAPQARLAANQWIIGEVQACVTEIERAMDDLRFDAAANAIYQFTWSKFCDWYLELIKPVFAGDADSPPAVETREVAGWALDQILVMLHPFMPFITEELWHKLGERPYDLIVAQWPKPEAEVSKDATDAIDWVIDLTTNTRSAKNELGIAPGAKLAAWVAAPSDVASRTIERSSAAIERLARLTPVTIGEAPAGPAMQVTAGEDVFVIPLEGIVDIAAEKARLEKALAASQKEAKSLEGRLGNPAFAEKAKPEAVEKARADLAHHTGEVERLTAALARLG; from the coding sequence ATGACGAGCACCACTTTGCCCACCACCTTCGACCCCGCCGATATCGAGGCGCGCTGGTATGCCCACTGGGAAGCGAACGGCTGTTTCCGGCCCGAACGGCCCGATGCCGAAGCCTTCACCATCGTCAACCCGCCGCCCAATGTGACGGGAAGCCTGCATATCGGCCACGCGCTCGACAACACGTTGCAGGACGTGGTGATCCGTTATGAACGGCTGCGCGGCAAGGATGCGCTGTGGGTGGTCGGCACCGATCACGCCGGTATCGCGACCCAGATGGTGGTCGAACGCCAGATGGAAGCGCAGCAGGACAAGCGCACAAACTATTCGCGCGAGGATTTCGTGGCGAAGGTGTGGGAGTGGAAGGCCGAAAGCGGCGGCACCATCACCAACCAGCTGCGACGCCTCGGCTGCTCGATGGACTGGAGCCGCGAGCAGTTCACGATGGACCCGCATTTCACCCGCGCGGTGATCAAGACCTTCGTTGACCTGTATAACGACGGCCTGATCTACCGCGACAAGCGGCTGGTGAACTGGGACCCCAAGCTGAAGACAGCGATTTCCGATCTCGAGGTGGAAACCCAAACCATCGCGGGCGGCTTCTGGCACTTCAAATACCCGCTCGCGGATGGCGCGCGGCTGGCTGACGGGCGCGACTATATCGAAGTCGCCACCACCCGGCCCGAAACCATGCTCGCCGACATGGCGGTCGCGGTGCATCCCGATGACGAACGCTACAAGTCGGTCGTCGGCGCGCAGGTGATCCTGCCGCTGACCGGCCGCCGCATCCCCATCGTCGCTGACGAGCACGCCGATCCCGAACTGGGCTCGGGCGCGGTGAAGGTGACGCCGGGGCATGACTTCAACGACTTCGAGGTCGGCAAGCGCGCGGGCTTTGCGCCTGCCGAGATGCTCAACATGCTCGATGCCGAAGCCAATGTCTGCCAGACGGCGGACGGGCTGGTGCCGGCGGAGTTCATCGGCCTCCACCGCTTCAAGCGCGACGGGGTGGACGGCGCGCGCGAGCTGGTGGTTGCGCGCATGAAGGAACAGGGCTTCCTCATCCCGCACATCACCAAGGACAAGGAAGGGAACGAGGTCGAGAACGACGCCGAACCCCGCCAGATCGCGACCCCCTTCGGCGATCGTGGCGGCGTGGTGATCGAGCCGTGGCTGACCGACCAGTGGTATGTGAACGCGGCGGAACTCGCCAAGAAGCCGATCGCCGCCGTGCGCTCGGGCGATATCCAGATCGTCCCCAAGACCTGGGAGAAGACCTTCTTCAACTGGATGGAGAACATCCAGCCGTGGTGCGTCTCGCGCCAATTGTGGTGGGGTCACCGCATTCCGGCGTGGTTTGCAGATGATGGCCGCTGCTTCGTCGCCGAAACCGCAGAAGCCGCGCAGGCGCTCGCCGGTGAAGGCGTGAAGCTGACGCAGGACGAGGACGTGCTCGACACTTGGTTCTCCTCGGCGCTGTGGCCCTTCGCCACGCTGGGGTGGCCGGACAGCGACGCGCCGCTCCTGCAAAAGCACTTCCCCAACAGCCTGCTCATTTCCGGCTTCGACATCCTCTTCTTCTGGGATGCGCGGATGATGATGATGGGCTTCTACAACATGGGGCAAAAGCCCTGGGACACGCTCTACCTCCACGGCCTCGTGCGCGCGGCGGACGGGGCGAAGATGTCGAAGTCCAAAGGCAATGTCGTCGATCCGCTCGGCCTCATCGACCAGTATGGCGCGGATGCGCTGCGCTTCTTCATGGCGGCAATGGAAAGCCAGGGCCGCGACATCAAGATGGATGAAAAGCGGGTCGAGGGCTACCGCAACTTCGCCACCAAGCTGTGGAACGCGGCGCGCTTCTGCCAGTCGAACGGCATCGGTGCGTCGAACAGCATCAAGGCTCCGCAAGCACGCCTCGCCGCCAACCAGTGGATCATCGGCGAAGTGCAGGCGTGCGTCACCGAGATCGAACGCGCGATGGACGACCTGCGCTTCGATGCGGCGGCCAACGCGATCTACCAGTTCACCTGGAGCAAGTTCTGCGACTGGTATCTGGAGCTGATCAAGCCGGTCTTCGCCGGGGACGCGGACAGCCCGCCCGCCGTGGAAACCCGCGAAGTCGCCGGCTGGGCGCTCGACCAGATCCTCGTCATGCTCCACCCCTTCATGCCCTTCATCACCGAAGAGCTGTGGCACAAGCTGGGTGAGCGCCCCTATGATCTGATCGTGGCGCAGTGGCCCAAGCCGGAAGCCGAGGTGAGCAAGGACGCGACCGACGCAATCGACTGGGTGATCGACCTCACCACCAACACCCGCTCGGCCAAGAACGAGCTCGGCATTGCGCCGGGTGCGAAGCTGGCGGCGTGGGTGGCGGCACCTTCGGACGTGGCGAGCCGCACCATCGAGCGCTCCAGCGCCGCGATCGAACGCCTAGCACGCCTGACCCCGGTGACCATCGGCGAGGCCCCCGCAGGCCCCGCGATGCAGGTGACTGCGGGCGAGGACGTGTTCGTAATCCCGCTCGAAGGCATCGTCGACATCGCGGCGGAAAAGGCCCGTCTGGAAAAGGCGCTGGCCGCCTCGCAGAAGGAAGCCAAGAGCCTCGAAGGGCGTCTCGGCAACCCCGCCTTCGCCGAGAAGGCCAAGCCCGAAGCGGTCGAAAAGGCCCGCGCCGATCTCGCCCATCACACGGGCGAAGTCGAGCGGCTGACGGCAGCACTGGCGCGGCTGGGGTAG
- a CDS encoding ABC transporter permease: MQDAAQYLLDDQGADGTRLVLSGQVTLASIAPLERDLKQLAGPIRTIDLAGIAEIDTVGAWLVCRTAREHSAEITGASVEAQRLLAAVRDIDARGEMHPALPPVWERVPIALGKQIYAGRRGAYGVVGFFGQILIGAANLLRRPSRFPIKALVHQMELVGVTALPIIGLMSFLIGIVIAQQGSVQLEQFGAEALTVNLVGRITLRELGVLMTAIMVAGRSGSAFAAQLGTMKLTEEIDAMRTIGISPIEVLVIPRIMAATFMMVLLGFYSSVVAIVGGAVVGDLTLGIPFWTFLSRIQEVVPEHDLWVGLIKAPVFGLIVALAGCYNGLQVRGNSEEVGRRTTMAVVSAIFAVIVLDAFFAVFFTEVGWG; encoded by the coding sequence ATGCAGGACGCCGCGCAATACTTGCTGGACGATCAGGGCGCGGACGGCACCCGGCTGGTGCTGTCGGGGCAGGTCACACTGGCGAGCATCGCCCCGCTCGAACGCGATCTCAAACAGCTCGCCGGCCCGATCCGCACGATTGATCTTGCCGGTATCGCGGAAATCGACACGGTCGGCGCATGGTTGGTGTGCCGCACTGCGCGCGAACACAGTGCCGAAATCACCGGGGCCAGTGTCGAGGCGCAGCGCCTGCTGGCGGCGGTGCGCGATATCGATGCGCGCGGCGAGATGCACCCGGCGCTCCCGCCAGTGTGGGAACGGGTGCCGATCGCGCTCGGCAAGCAGATCTATGCCGGACGCCGCGGCGCTTACGGCGTGGTCGGCTTCTTCGGGCAGATCCTGATCGGCGCGGCCAACCTGCTGCGCCGTCCCAGCCGCTTTCCGATCAAGGCGCTGGTGCACCAGATGGAGCTGGTCGGCGTGACCGCGCTGCCGATTATCGGGTTGATGAGCTTTCTGATCGGCATCGTCATCGCCCAGCAGGGTTCGGTGCAATTGGAGCAATTCGGGGCCGAGGCGCTGACGGTCAATCTGGTCGGGCGCATCACCCTGCGCGAGTTGGGCGTGCTGATGACCGCAATCATGGTGGCGGGCCGTTCGGGCAGCGCCTTCGCCGCGCAACTCGGCACGATGAAGCTGACCGAGGAAATCGACGCGATGCGCACCATCGGCATCTCGCCGATCGAGGTGCTGGTGATCCCGCGCATCATGGCGGCGACCTTCATGATGGTGCTGCTCGGCTTCTATTCCTCGGTGGTGGCGATCGTCGGCGGCGCGGTGGTGGGCGACCTCACGCTGGGCATACCGTTCTGGACCTTCCTGTCGCGCATTCAGGAGGTTGTGCCCGAGCATGACCTGTGGGTGGGCCTGATCAAGGCACCGGTGTTCGGGCTGATCGTGGCGCTGGCGGGTTGCTACAACGGGCTTCAGGTGCGCGGCAATTCGGAAGAGGTCGGCCGCCGCACCACGATGGCGGTGGTCTCGGCGATCTTCGCGGTGATCGTGCTCGACGCGTTCTTCGCGGTATTCTTCACCGAAGTGGGCTGGGGCTGA
- a CDS encoding ATP12 family chaperone protein yields MRRFYKDVTLGQQPGGFQVLLDGRGVKTVGGAPQIAPTEALAEALAAEWRRQGEKIDPASLPLRDMTDYAIDVVAPDQATIARGLVAYAETDTLCYRADPDEPLHARQQAVWEPLLGAFEATHGVSLVRVSGVLHRPQPPETLARLHDRLLTLDPFALAGVEAMTKLAASLVTGLAALDARHEGEPLALWQAACLEEEWQAELWGRDWEAEERRERREADFLRACAFAKMARA; encoded by the coding sequence GCTGCTCGACGGGCGCGGGGTGAAGACCGTTGGCGGTGCGCCCCAGATCGCCCCGACCGAGGCACTTGCCGAAGCGCTGGCCGCAGAATGGCGGCGACAGGGCGAAAAGATCGACCCCGCCAGCCTGCCGCTGCGCGACATGACCGATTACGCGATCGACGTGGTCGCGCCCGATCAGGCCACAATCGCGCGCGGTCTTGTGGCCTATGCCGAAACCGACACGCTGTGTTACCGCGCCGACCCCGACGAGCCGCTCCATGCGCGCCAGCAGGCGGTGTGGGAGCCGCTGCTCGGCGCCTTCGAGGCGACGCACGGGGTTAGTCTGGTGCGCGTCAGCGGGGTGCTCCACCGCCCCCAGCCGCCCGAAACGCTGGCGAGGCTGCACGACCGCCTGCTGACGCTCGATCCCTTCGCGCTCGCAGGCGTCGAGGCGATGACCAAGCTGGCCGCCTCGCTGGTGACCGGCCTCGCCGCGCTCGATGCGCGCCACGAAGGCGAGCCGCTGGCGCTGTGGCAGGCGGCGTGTCTGGAAGAGGAATGGCAGGCCGAACTTTGGGGCCGCGACTGGGAAGCCGAAGAACGCCGCGAGCGGCGCGAGGCCGATTTCCTGCGCGCCTGCGCCTTTGCGAAGATGGCGCGGGCGTAA
- a CDS encoding ABC transporter ATP-binding protein yields the protein MSGQHYHAPDEAPPIVVEGLVNRFGDFTVHEGLDLTVRRGEILGVVGGSGSGKSVLMRSIIGLQRPSAGRIDVLGRTITELDLDQGIGVRRRWGVLFQGGALFSTLTVGENIEVPLRKYYPELSEELRHEIARYKVILTGLPESAISKYPAELSGGMKKRAGLARALALDPELLFLDEPTAGLDPIGAAKFDRLTRELKETLGLTVFLITHDLDTLYEICDRVAVIADKKIIAVGTIPELIATGHPWIEEYFNGPRGRTAHAAHMRGAE from the coding sequence ATGAGCGGGCAGCACTATCACGCGCCCGACGAGGCACCGCCGATCGTGGTCGAAGGGCTGGTCAACCGCTTCGGCGATTTCACCGTCCACGAAGGGCTGGACCTGACCGTGCGGCGGGGCGAGATCCTTGGCGTGGTGGGCGGCTCGGGCAGCGGCAAATCGGTGCTGATGCGCTCGATCATCGGCTTGCAGCGGCCCAGCGCCGGGCGGATCGACGTGCTGGGGCGCACCATCACCGAGCTCGATCTCGATCAGGGCATCGGCGTGCGCCGTCGCTGGGGCGTGCTGTTCCAGGGCGGGGCGCTGTTCTCGACGCTGACCGTGGGCGAGAACATCGAGGTGCCGCTCCGGAAATATTACCCCGAATTGAGCGAGGAACTGCGGCACGAGATCGCGCGCTATAAGGTGATCCTCACCGGCCTGCCGGAGAGCGCGATCAGCAAATATCCTGCGGAACTTTCGGGCGGGATGAAGAAGCGCGCCGGTCTCGCCCGTGCGCTGGCACTCGATCCCGAACTGCTGTTCCTCGATGAACCCACGGCGGGCCTCGACCCGATCGGCGCGGCCAAGTTCGACCGGCTGACCCGCGAGCTCAAGGAAACGCTGGGCCTCACCGTGTTTCTGATCACCCACGATCTCGATACGCTTTACGAAATCTGCGACCGGGTGGCGGTGATCGCCGACAAGAAGATCATCGCGGTCGGCACCATCCCCGAACTGATCGCCACCGGGCATCCGTGGATCGAGGAATATTTCAACGGCCCGCGCGGACGCACCGCACACGCCGCACACATGAGGGGGGCGGAATGA